In Trichoplusia ni isolate ovarian cell line Hi5 chromosome 2, tn1, whole genome shotgun sequence, the DNA window GTTTTAACTCGCTTGTGATCGATATAGTGCATTCTTACAGAggagatgataataaaataaattactactgactgtggaagtgtgacgttaaaattttatgaggGTTGTGGGCATGCCCATCGTGCCCACAATAGTGGATCCGCGCTTGGTCTAATTTAACTTTGtgtaatatgttatttttcatGCAGCAAGTGGTTCAAAAGACTGAGGACATGACTCGCAGCTCAGTCCAAAAGAGTGTATGTGTTGTGTGCCGAGCACCACTGTTTGGGCGGTTGGCAGTCAAACTAGAGTTGGTAGTACGAGCCTGGTTCCTACAGGGAGATTTCTCACAAACAAAATTGCTTGAAGACGcttataatcatttaaatagttGCCCAGTGCAGATAGATCAAATAGTTGAAGGTAAATTTTTGATTATACAATATggtttaaaacagaaaataacttACTGTTTATTGTTCTAACCATGATTCATGAACAATACTATGACTGCATTCACTTGTATTGTTCATGAACTGAAGTTAGTAGTTATTATCAAAGTATCTTTATGATTTGTTACTCAAACAAGTTATTCTTAACTTGATTTATATTTTGCCCCTTCATATttaaatccaatttccatttgcAATATACAATATTTGCAATGTATTTTTGTGATAGGGGGATTAAATAGAGAGGAGATTAAAAACATAATCAGCTTGATTTTGGGGTAACAACTGACACCTGCATAGGTCAAATGTTTCAACAagctataaaaacataatttcatatttgacAAAGAAACAGTACTTCTGTAAGTCCAAGCACTGCTGTAGTCATTGAGTCATTGAACTTGACCATATTGGACTAAGTAGCACACTGAATAGTCAATGAGCTCACATGAGACTTAATTGCTTTGCAAAGTTGGAAATTCTAAATGTAGTCTGCATTGCTGCAAAACTAACCTTGAACAAGCAACTCAATAATCTGTTTCAAATGTTTGAGTCAATTGATTTAAGGGTagtgatgttttctttttttaactaattgaTATACATTTGATTGCAGGATTATCAGTCCAGAAACTAGTAGAGAATTGGAGGCAcaaagctttattattatttaaactgctGTTGTTGAGGCGTAAAGTATTAATTTACGGTGCGCCGGCGGGACCTCTGTCTACCGCGTTGTTAACACTTGTGTCGCTGTTGCCTCTGTGTTTGGAAGATGGCCTGACCCGTGCGGCTAATGTTGTGTAAGTAGACGCAGAAGTTATGTAAATACAAGGTTAAATTGGAATACCAATTTCATGTAGTAATTGCCTTCTGGCAAAGaacaatgtaataatataataaaagcatttactagaaaattataaattaagtttatttttgatcaAGTTAAGAAACCTTTAATGGAAATTATGACTCTGAAACTGATGAAAGCAATGTgtttatgtaagtttttattttgcagtCTTTTGAGACCGTTATCTCCTATTCCTGTCACTGTCACTGATAACAAAATCCAAGAGCCTGATTGTTCAGTCGAAATAGCACAAGATCCTCTGTGTGCTCTACATAATGGCACCAGCCAAGAAGAAGAGTTATCCCCGAAAGAAAGTGGCAATTTGTTGGATGAGAAAGATCGTGTCAGCCGCCAGAGTTTTGACGAGACTCTGCTCAGCGACGTGGTTGACAGGACGGATTTATCTGGGACTAGAGAAAAATGTCATAGTATCGGGGAAAAATATAAACCGCAGAAAAATCTGACGGAAGCACAACAAAGCCCTACTATGGCCAGAGACATGAGTGTCGATGGCCTTCATAATCTCACCGGCCAGATCGATCAGGCCGAATGTGGATTTCCCCTCCCATTGTTTGAAGATGGTTACCTTTGTTTACCTTATCTATCGCTGCAGTATCTTGATTTATTGTCAGACCCTGCAGTGCAGGGGTTTGTAGTTGGTGCATCCAATGTACTGTTTAAACAGAAAAGGCAACTGTTCGATGTTTTGGTGGAGTTGAATGAGATGAGGATAGAGACTGCTGACATGATGCTACGCAGACAGCTGACGCTCGGTACGGAAGATCTTCGGTTTGCTGATCACGTCGTGCGGTACGGTCCGTCTCAGGGCGATACGTGGATTAGAGAACAGTTTGCAAGTTacttaatttatcttttaaggACTTCTTTGTTACCTGGTAATTATATGTTGCTtagtcttgtatttttttttgtgtaaggCTTGTGGctaaagtctatttttttttcgtagaaGGAAGTCGAGAGATAGACTCGTACAATTCTCAGTTTATGGCAGCATTTAAATCAACGCCTGCATACCAACAATGGTTGCAGACTACAAATAATGGAGAAGTAGAATCTTTTATAAACCTGTTACCTATGCACCCGTTTTCTGGACAACTGTCTGTTGCAGACATGAAACTAAAGTTTGCACAGTAAGTATACGTTGATCTTACGAATTTATTGAGTTTATAGGAGTCATGACTTCTACCAGTCTGTAAACTAGTCGGTGTAAAAAAGCTGTGCTGGTTTGATAACTTATATAAATCGTTTTACTgaagtattttaagtaatatgtgTGTTATTGATcttattctttctttctttattgATCAGCACGATGTCGGCAACGGAAGGCGGGCGCAAGGTGTCTGCGGCGGTGGCCAGCACGGGGCGGGCCGTGGCCAGCACGTCGCGCGCGGTGGGCGGCGCGCTGGCCACGGCGCGGGGCGCGCTGGCGGGCTGGTGGGGCGCCCTCACCGCGCCCCCGGACGACCTGCAGGCGGACGacccgcgcgccccgcgccccgccgaCCCGGCCGCGCCGCACTCCCCGCCCGCGCCGCacacgccgcccgcgccgcacgTGCCGCTCGCTCCGGTCGCGCCGAAGACGCCGCACCCCGACCCGCCCGACAAGACCATCGAGGATAACACCATCAATCTCAATAAGATACAGGTTATTTAGTCATCGAGTGTGATAATATATACCATCTTGTTATTTAATGCTATTGAATATTTGTAGTCGACTCCATAGTACTTTTTTACGATAGATTCACGAGAATGACTGTAATCATAAAACTTGTAATGTAAATACTCCCTTCTTCATAgcaacacaataatttatacataatttgagattataatataatttatatgcGTACGATTTGTGATttcgtatatttatatttcatataattatagCACAAAGTTGCTTCTGTATATTGTATTGTAAGAAAACAAATTGTGTTGTTTACACAGCTTCACAGTAACAGCTATCAGTAGTGACTTGcaattttgtaatgaaaacaatgataataatatgtctacaacgaaaatgttggaaaaaaacctttttattatttacttcgaTAGATGAAttgtaaatattcaataaaaccaATCACCAATTCCAATTctgttgtataataatatttttttaatttattggtgCTCTTATTTTAATCTCAATCATTCCTACTTAATTCGAATTAGTATTTTAGATGTAATTTGTATATGTTTGTGCGAAGAGCGTCTCACTCTAAgcaattttcatatattatattgttaagatATAAAGATACAATACATGTTGACCAGTGTCTTCAGCATTATGATAATGTGCTTATGTTACTGAGGCTACTTGTATTTGGAACTAACGCCTATATAAACCTTATTTGTAACCCGCTCTTCCATTGGAACCTGTAGTATATATGTCCTGGTTGGCAACTGTAGATACTAGTTGATGCTGGATCGTACACCTAGTTTGTGATCTCAAAATCTTAGTTTGTTGTTAAAATTCTGAATAGCATTATATTTTGTTCAGTGTGCGTAAATAGTTATTGAACTGTGTTAGAACATTATTTACGTAGGTTTAATGTTCACAATAAATAAGTAGAATATCAAGCgtttttgaattttcaatttaacagAAAATGCTCTCtatgttatataaaattaaatttttgatgcaaatgtAAGGGAGCAACAATGAAATACGACTAAAATTTTTATGATGTGATTACTTGCCAATATCTgatattgtaaacaaataaagtattataaaagtGACAGgcacatgtttctttttgtttggcACTTATGAAAAGTTTAAAAGGTCAATAAGTTTAATGGTggatttaagttttatttaacgttCTACAGTCGTGGTTAACACAAAAAAGTGATGCAGTATGTTATAAAAACCATAACTACAGATTGTTCATTGGGAACAAATAAAAGATATACTTAAGGATATAATTATCACAATACTGGGTCaatcattacatttaaatgcaatctgtcaaactaaaatatgttttcgtgTCATAAAGTTTCATCTATTGGAGCTGTCAAAATGGTAAggtgtatttatgtaaattttcacGAATTTGTTCTTCACCATTCTGGCGATATTTTTTCTAGCTACGATAAAATTACGCCGagacta includes these proteins:
- the LOC113501492 gene encoding late secretory pathway protein AVL9 homolog → MSVINEPVLNIIVVGFHHKKGCQVEHCYPELVPGNPSELPAAWRHLPALALPDGSHNYLSDTIFFNLPGLTEPAHTVYGVSCFRQIPVEQVVQKTEDMTRSSVQKSVCVVCRAPLFGRLAVKLELVVRAWFLQGDFSQTKLLEDAYNHLNSCPVQIDQIVEGLSVQKLVENWRHKALLLFKLLLLRRKVLIYGAPAGPLSTALLTLVSLLPLCLEDGLTRAANVVLLRPLSPIPVTVTDNKIQEPDCSVEIAQDPLCALHNGTSQEEELSPKESGNLLDEKDRVSRQSFDETLLSDVVDRTDLSGTREKCHSIGEKYKPQKNLTEAQQSPTMARDMSVDGLHNLTGQIDQAECGFPLPLFEDGYLCLPYLSLQYLDLLSDPAVQGFVVGASNVLFKQKRQLFDVLVELNEMRIETADMMLRRQLTLGTEDLRFADHVVRYGPSQGDTWIREQFASYLIYLLRTSLLPEGSREIDSYNSQFMAAFKSTPAYQQWLQTTNNGEVESFINLLPMHPFSGQLSVADMKLKFAHTMSATEGGRKVSAAVASTGRAVASTSRAVGGALATARGALAGWWGALTAPPDDLQADDPRAPRPADPAAPHSPPAPHTPPAPHVPLAPVAPKTPHPDPPDKTIEDNTINLNKIQVI